The genomic DNA TTTAAAGGTGGAAAAGTTTCTAAGCCTTGGTTAATTTTAATTGCAGGCTTAACAGTTACATTTTTAGCGGATATATTTTTTAATTTAGCCATTAGCGTTAACTCAGAGCTTTATTTAAGCATAGGAGACTTAATTTATATTAATGGTTACTCCTTAATTGGTTTAGGTTTAACTAAGCATTTAATAGAGCTTTAAAATTTTACAATTATTTGGGAGAGAGTTGTTACGAAAAGCTTTATTTCTTGGAGCGGGGGAAAAGACAGTTGTTTAGCTCTTTATAAAGCTTTAAAAACAGGTGTTAAAGCTTCATTTTTATTAACAATGCTTGAAGAAAAAGGGTTAAGATCTAGAAGCCATGGATTAAAGAAGAAAGTTTTTGACATTCAATCTAAAGCTATTGGAGTGCCAATTTTATATAAAAAAACTTCTTGGGAAAACTATGAAGAAAAATTTAAAGAAGCTATAGAATGGTTAAAAAAGCATGGAGTTGAAGCAGGTGTTTTCGGAGATATATATTTGCCAGAACATAAAGATTGGGTTGAAAAAGTTTGCAGTGAAACAAAAATTAAGGCTTTAGAACCTCTTTGGGGAGAACCATATGAGAAAATAATTAACGAATTTTTAGCCTACGGTTTTGAAGCTATAATTATAAGCGTTAAATCTAAATTAATTAATGAAGATTGGCTTGGCAAAAGCTTTAACAAAAACTTTATTAATTATCTTAAAAGCATTAAAGTTGATTTGCTTGGTGAAAATGGAGAATATCACACGTTAGTAACTTATGGACCTTTATTTAAAAAAAGAATTAAAATACTAAAGGATGAAAAAATTCAGGTTGGTGATCACAGCTTTTTAGATGTAGAAGTTGATTTAAAATGAATTTTAAACAGGAAGTTTTAAAAGTTTTTAATAAAGTTATTAAGGATTATTATGCTGATGCTCTCCTTCTCTCCGGGGGATTAGATACATCAATAATAGCATATTCAGCAACCCAATATTTTAAACCATATGCAATAACAGTTGCCTTTACTAATAAAGCTCCAGATTTAAAATATGCAAGAATTATTGCAAACCATCTTAAACTTCAAAATTTTATTAAAGTTTTTAACCTTAAAGAAGCTGTTAAAGCAGCTGCACAAGTGATTAAAATTGTTAAAAGCTTTGACCCTATGGAAGTTAGAAACGATATACCATTATATATGGCTTTAAAACATGCAAAAAAATATGGATTAAAATCAGTAATTACTGGGGATGGAGGTGATGAACTTTTTGCAGGCTACCCTTTTCTTTTTAAACTTAAATCATATGAAGTTGATAAATGGATAAAAAATGTTATAAACCATTGGTTTTTCGCAGCTAAACCTATAGGAGAAAACCTAAAAATAAAGGTTTTACAACCATTTCTAGATGAAAGAATAATTAAGCTTGCATTAAAGATTCCAAGCAAGCTTAAAATAACAAAAAGAAAAGGCGTAACCTATGGAAAGTATATTTTACGCAAAGCTTTTGAAAACCTTTTACCTGCAGAGATAATTTGGAGAGATAAAAATCCAATAGAAGTAGGAAGCGAAAGTATAAAGTTAAGTGAAATATTTCAAGCTACTCAAGAAGAATTTAATGAGCTTTCAAAAATAGTGAAGTTAAACAGTTTAGAGCAAGCTTATTATTTTAAGATATACTTAAAAGAGGTGGGTGAAATACCTAAACCTAAAAATAGAGAAAAACAATGCTTGAAATGTGGGGGAGGAGTACCAGTTAACAGGAATTACTGTAAAATTTGTGGGGCATACCCTATTTAAAAAGCCTATAAAAAATTATTTTTTCTCCTTTAATGAAAGAATTGCTTGCGCTAAATCTCCTCCAGATGTTTCTAAAGCTTTTCTAGCTTCTTCTAAGCTTACACCAGCTTGTTCAGCTACAAGCTTTACATCCTCTTCTAAAACTGTTTCTTTTTGTTCCTCCAGTTTTTCTTCTTCCTCTTTTATTTCTCCCCCAGTAATTTGATACATGATTTGCCCTTGAAGCTTAATAGCAGCAACCTTAGGGTTTTCTATAATAATTTTTCTTGGTCCCATTTTAATTTCAACTTTTTCAACATTATTTAACTCTTCTACTCCCACACCCATTTTCTGCATTAACCTTAATGCTTCTCTACCGCTTAACCCTTTTATACCAGCGAATCTTTTACTCATTTTAAAAACCTCAAGAAAACTGTTTTTAAAATGAAATAATTAAACAAGGCATTAATTATTAATGCTTTTAAATAGTTTATAAAGGCTTCGATTGATGACATGCCCTTAAACATTTAAAAAAATAATGTTTTAAGCTAAAATTTTCCCCCAGTATTTTGCTGAGTTTCCTAAATATTCTTCAATTCTTAAAAGTTGATTGTATTTTGCGGTTCTTTCCCCTCTAGCTGGAGCTCCAGTTTTAATTTCTTGAGCTTTTATTCCAACAGCTATATCAGCAATTGTTGAGTCTTCAGTTTCTCCAGATCTATGGCTTACAATTACTTTAAATCCATTTCTAAAGGCTAGTTCAGCTGCTTCAATAGCTTCAGTAAGCGTTCCTATTTGATTTACTTTCATAAGCAGAGCGTTAGCTGCGCCTATGCTTATTCCTTTATTTAATCTTTCTATATTTGTAACGAATAAGTCATCTCCAACTATTTGAGTGTTTTTTCCAACTTCTTTTGTTAATTGAGCGAAGCTTTCAAAATCTTCTTCTTGAAACGGATCCTCTATAGAGAATACTTTATAATTTTTTATTAATCCTTTATAGAATTCTAGCATTTCTTCAGGCGTTAACGCTTTATTATCAATACTGTATTTTCCATTTTTTTCATCGTAAAAATTGCTGGCAGCAGCATCAACGCCTAACCAAACATCTTTATTTAATTTAAGCCCGCTTTCCTCTATCGCTTTTATAATAGCTTCTAAAGCTTCATTTGTTTTATCCATTGGAGGCGCAAACCCCCCTTCATCTCCAACATTAATTGCTGAAGCCCCATATTTGTTTTTTAAAATGTTTTTTAAGGTATGATAAACTTCAACTCCCATTCTTAAAGCTTCTTTAAAAGAATCTGCGTTTACAGGTAGAATTAAAAATTCTTGAATTTTCAATTTGTTTCCAGCATGCTTTCCACCATTTATAATGTTCATCATTGGAATAGGTAAAGCTACAGATGTTACTCCACCTAAATATTCATGCAAAGCAACTCCTTCAGCATTAGCCGCAGCTTTAGCGTTAGCTAAAGAAACACTTAAAATAGCATTAGCGCCAAGAGCGCTTTTATTTTTAGTTCCATCAAGCTTAATCATTTCCTCATCAATTTCTCTTTGCTTTCTACAATCCATTCCAATTAAAGCTTCAGAAATTTTTGTTTTCACATTTAATACAGCTTTAGAAACACCCTTGCCAAAAAATCTAGATTCATCTAAATCTCTCAGCTCTAAAGCTTCATATATTCCTGTTGAAGCGCCTGAAGGAACAGAAGCTCTACCTATAAAACCTCCTTCAGTAATTACTTCAGCTTCTATAGTTGGGTTTCCTCTAGAGTCTAAGATTTCTCTAGCATCAACCTTTTTAATTAAATATTTTTTATCTTTCATAAAACCTCTCCCTCTAAACTCAGCCTAAAAACAAATTTAAATCTTTCATTAAAACAAAAATTTTAAATAAATTTATGCAACTGCTTATTTAAGTAGATTCTGAATGGTTAAAGAAATTAATAATTAATAATAAAAAAGTTTTGTTTGCGAGAAATACGGTTTAAACTATTTAGATGCAAGTTTAGCTAAGAAATGCAAATATTCTAAATTTACGTGAGCATTAACTTCATCCACATAAGCTTTCAACTCCTGATTTTTAAGTTCAACTTTAGTTTCAAAACCAGCGGTCATAACGAATTGAGCGATTAGATTTACGCATGCTCTTATTACTTCATCTTTCTTGTAAGCCTTCATGAATTTATCATAAACGCCTCTGTAAGGCTCATATTTTGAGATTGAGGCTGAAAACGTGAAAACTGCCGCCGCCTCTTTTTGCGCTTTAAGCCCCTCTTTTCTAGGCTTTGTCTTTTTTCTTCCAGCTCCAAGTCTTTTACCACCTCAGTTCGCGTTATAAGTTTTATCTTTCGCCTTCTTTTTCCCCCACCATCTTGAAAACCTTTAAAAATCAAGATGAAATCAAGATGGAATCAAGATGTGAATTCAAAAAATCAAGATAAAATCAAGATGAAGCAAGGCTTTTACGAAAGGGGGCCCCCCTCCCCCCTTGAAAATTGTCTTATATGTTAAAATGAAAATGTAATTGGCTCAGCTGAATCTCTTTTTTAAGCTTCAACCTTTCAGCGCCATAAGCAGCTAAAGCTAAGGACCCAAAGCCTATCATCACGTGTGCCTTCAGGGTGGCTGAATTGGATATGCCCACTTTTTGTTAATTCAAAACGCTTCGTATTAGGCTCTGCAATTAACTCGCTATCGTATAGAATCGCTAAATGTTTATCCTCCATGATTGCTTTCAAATTCCCCAAGGTTTCTTCTTTCATTTCCATTGTTAAAAGTTACTACCTCTACTTTGCTTATTAGATAATAGTGAAGCAACGCCATCGAATAGTTAACAGTAAATTTTATGCTTGGAAATAAGTTTTAATAAATGTTTTAAAAGATATTGTTTTTCACCTAAATAACCAGAAAACAATAAACAAAATTTATAACCACTAACAA from Candidatus Bathyarchaeota archaeon includes the following:
- the eno gene encoding phosphopyruvate hydratase yields the protein MKDKKYLIKKVDAREILDSRGNPTIEAEVITEGGFIGRASVPSGASTGIYEALELRDLDESRFFGKGVSKAVLNVKTKISEALIGMDCRKQREIDEEMIKLDGTKNKSALGANAILSVSLANAKAAANAEGVALHEYLGGVTSVALPIPMMNIINGGKHAGNKLKIQEFLILPVNADSFKEALRMGVEVYHTLKNILKNKYGASAINVGDEGGFAPPMDKTNEALEAIIKAIEESGLKLNKDVWLGVDAAASNFYDEKNGKYSIDNKALTPEEMLEFYKGLIKNYKVFSIEDPFQEEDFESFAQLTKEVGKNTQIVGDDLFVTNIERLNKGISIGAANALLMKVNQIGTLTEAIEAAELAFRNGFKVIVSHRSGETEDSTIADIAVGIKAQEIKTGAPARGERTAKYNQLLRIEEYLGNSAKYWGKILA
- a CDS encoding diphthine--ammonia ligase, which produces MIWERVVTKSFISWSGGKDSCLALYKALKTGVKASFLLTMLEEKGLRSRSHGLKKKVFDIQSKAIGVPILYKKTSWENYEEKFKEAIEWLKKHGVEAGVFGDIYLPEHKDWVEKVCSETKIKALEPLWGEPYEKIINEFLAYGFEAIIISVKSKLINEDWLGKSFNKNFINYLKSIKVDLLGENGEYHTLVTYGPLFKKRIKILKDEKIQVGDHSFLDVEVDLK
- a CDS encoding asparagine synthase; the protein is MNFKQEVLKVFNKVIKDYYADALLLSGGLDTSIIAYSATQYFKPYAITVAFTNKAPDLKYARIIANHLKLQNFIKVFNLKEAVKAAAQVIKIVKSFDPMEVRNDIPLYMALKHAKKYGLKSVITGDGGDELFAGYPFLFKLKSYEVDKWIKNVINHWFFAAKPIGENLKIKVLQPFLDERIIKLALKIPSKLKITKRKGVTYGKYILRKAFENLLPAEIIWRDKNPIEVGSESIKLSEIFQATQEEFNELSKIVKLNSLEQAYYFKIYLKEVGEIPKPKNREKQCLKCGGGVPVNRNYCKICGAYPI
- a CDS encoding NagC family transcriptional regulator, translated to MSKRFAGIKGLSGREALRLMQKMGVGVEELNNVEKVEIKMGPRKIIIENPKVAAIKLQGQIMYQITGGEIKEEEEKLEEQKETVLEEDVKLVAEQAGVSLEEARKALETSGGDLAQAILSLKEKK